Proteins found in one Homalodisca vitripennis isolate AUS2020 unplaced genomic scaffold, UT_GWSS_2.1 ScUCBcl_5214;HRSCAF=11839, whole genome shotgun sequence genomic segment:
- the LOC124373275 gene encoding protein AF-9-like, with product MRKGRKKRKRKSKEKEDVIPEKVRKMEDDHKITRDEMMDEDMDDRLSEPSIVGSPQREDQEISRSRSPTPPTKFTEEYVMELKDLQQKIMTLEDNAELQRVVQVIAETGQYEITKKTFDFDLCALDKSTVKRLQDLFFAAS from the coding sequence ATGAGGAAGGGTCGAAAAAAGAGAAAACGAAAAAGCAAAGAAAAGGAGGATGTAATTCCTGAGAAAGTAAGGAAGATGGAAGATGATCACAAGATCACCAGGGATGAGATGATGGATGAAGATATGGATGATAGGCTGTCAGAGCCATCCATTGTAGGGTCACCACAAAGAGAGGACCAAGAGATCTCAAGGTCGAGGTCACCAACCCCTCCAACGAAATTTACAGAAGAGTATGTGATGGAGCTGAAGGATCTTCAACAGAAGATAATGACTTTGGAGGACAATGCTGAACTACAAAGGGTTGTACAAGTAATCGCTGAAACAGGACAGTATGAAATTACCAAAAAGACTTTTGATTTTGATCTCTGTGCACTGGACAAAAGTACAGTGAAAAGGTTACAGGACTTGTTCTTTGCTGCCTCATGA